A genomic stretch from Tribolium castaneum strain GA2 chromosome 6, icTriCast1.1, whole genome shotgun sequence includes:
- the Clic gene encoding chloride intracellular channel Clic: MSDEVAENGHSEGDVPEIELIIRASTIDGRRKGACLFCQEYFMELYLLAELKTISLKVTTVDMQKPPPDFRTNFEATPPPILIDRGMAILENEKIERHIMKSVPGGHNLFVQDKEVATLIENLYTKFKMYVTKFESTDTKEASQPLLSHLERINDFLAKRGTRFLTGDTMSCFDCELMPRLQHIRIGAKAFRKFEIPTRFTALWTYMANMYELEAFRQSCPADQDIISHIKNQLGLRTTARIELETPVFTTSIPIVAET; encoded by the coding sequence gcTTCAACGATAGATGGCCGCCGCAAAGGCGCCTGTCTCTTCTGCCAGGAATATTTCATGGAACTCTACCTCTTGGCCGAACTGAAAACAATCAGTCTAAAGGTGACAACAGTCGATATGCAAAAACCGCCACCCGACTTCCGCACCAATTTCGAGGCAACGCCACCTCCCATTCTAATCGACCGAGGAATGGCAATTTTGgagaacgaaaaaatcgaaCGACATATCATGAAGAGCGTCCCCGGCGGTCATAACTTATTCGTGCAAGACAAGGAAGTGGCAACTTTGATCGAAAACCTCTACACCAAGTTCAAAATGTACGTAACCAAGTTCGAATCGACTGACACGAAAGAGGCAAGTCAGCCGCTCCTTTCGCACTTGGAAAGAATCAACGACTTCCTGGCGAAGAGAGGGACCAGGTTTCTGACCGGCGATACTATGAGTTGTTTCGATTGCGAATTGATGCCGAGACTTCAACATATCCGGATCGGAGCGAAAGCCTTCCGGAAATTCGAAATTCCGACCAGATTTACCGCACTCTGGACCTACATGGCCAACATGTACGAGTTGGAGGCGTTCAGACAGAGCTGTCCCGCCGATCAGGACATCATTAGTCATATTAAGAACCAACTGGGGCTCAGAACAACGGCACGGATAGAGCTCGAGACGCCTGTTTTTACCACTTCTATTCCCATTGTTGCTGAGACATAA
- the LOC658602 gene encoding mitochondrial coenzyme A diphosphatase NUDT8, translated as MFPVSKIPRKPHLVQCFSAFSAESIFSEENIRKTVANFAKMRPVKTQPSTPTKNAAVLVPLCVVEGRVSLLYTLRAANLKTHRGQVSFPGGMEDAGDKTAEQTAVRETQEELGIGQDLIEVWGKGNVIVSRNVTSVLPVIGALKIGDVRDLRINPSEVKEVFTVPLEVLCDPEHIRHTQFRTNYSLPVFTGGRRKIWGLTAIITHLFLKALMPKSVYNPSIKFVPPLKGSLPYRLL; from the coding sequence ATGTTTCCGGTATCGAAAATACCGCGGAAGCCGCACCTGGTGCAGTGTTTCAGTGCATTCAGCGCCGAGAGCATCTTCAGCGAGGAAAACATCCGAAAAACCGTGGCGAATTTCGCCAAAATGCGGCCGGTAAAGACGCAACCTAGCACACCCACCAAAAACGCCGCCGTGCTAGTACCACTGTGCGTCGTCGAGGGCCGCGTGTCGCTACTGTACACCTTACGAGCggcaaatttgaaaacacacCGGGGACAGGTCAGTTTTCCCGGAGGGATGGAGGACGCCGGGGACAAAACCGCCGAGCAGACGGCCGTTCGGGAGACCCAGGAGGAGCTCGGGATTGGACAGGACTTGATCGAGGTTTGGGGTAAAGGGAATGTGATTGTCAGTAGGAACGTGACAAGTGTCTTGCCTGTGATTGGTGCGCTCAAAATCGGGGATGTTCGGGACTTGCGGATTAACCCGAGTGAGGTTAAGGAGGTGTTTACCGTTCCGCTGGAAGTGCTGTGCGATCCGGAACATATCAGACATACGCAATTTCGGACCAATTATTCACTGCCTGTTTTCACAGGCGGGAGGAGGAAAATATGGGGGCTCACGGCTATCATCACACATTTGTTTCTCAAGGCGCTCATGCCCAAGTCAGTGTACAACCCCAGCATCAAGTTTGTGCCCCCTCTTAAGGGCTCTCTACCTTATCGTTTGTTGTAA
- the ChLD3 gene encoding chitin deacetylase 3 precursor, with protein MAFGKVVAFFVTVFGALAASTHSEKIKCVENGRFYRDPDRPPQKVWTSSECSKYYLCLEGEVFDFRCSSGLLFDVIKQICDVKINVDNCDITSETITPRPTTINKCPNNHQKCTNGTCLPQKYFCDGSLDCPDGSDEKFCDPKNDPFGAPECNSSCSLPHCFCSPDGTQIPGNLEPSKVPQMVLLTFDGPVNSHNWVLLDGLLNGALNPNGCPIKATFFVSHESNNYHQTQKLWNEGHEIAVHSITYGRWLLNATIEDWFDEMVGQANIIHRFSGVRLRELRGLRAPFLQIGSNRQFLMMKEFGFVYDSSIVAPFTHLPLWPYTLDHKLPHECIKQECPTRPYPGVWEMVLNPFEARDYSCARLDACPGGLTGDDVFKILANNFKRHYLGNRAPFGLHLDTAWLKNRDYFDALQDFIGEILQQPDVWFVTNSQAIEWMQNPTPIDHLNGFKAWDCAKFFKKQELACKVPNVCKLYSSFFQQERYLYTCFECPVNYPWIRNEFGLN; from the exons ATGGCCTTTGGCAAGGTGGTTGCTTTTTTTGTTACTGTTTTTGGGGCTTTAGCCG CGAGCACTCACagtgagaaaataaaatgcgTGGAAAACGGTCGTTTTTACCGCGACCCTGACCGCCCCCCGCAAAAAGTTTGGACGTCTAGCGAATGCTCCAAATATTATCTTTGTCTCGAGGGCGAAGTCTTTGACTTCCGGTGCTCCTCGGGGCTTCTATTCGACGTCATCAAACAAATTTGTGACGTAAAAATAAACGTAGACAACTGCGACATCACTTCAG AAACAATCACCCCTCGCCCAACAACCATCAACAAATGCCCCAACAACCATCAGAAATGTACCAATGGTACCTGCCTCCCCCAGAAATATTTCTGTGACGGCTCATTAGATTGCCCCGACGGAAGCGACGAAAAATTTTGCGACCCCAAAAACGACCCATTTGGGGCACCAGAGTGCAACTCGAGTTGTTCCCTACCCCATTGTTTCTGTTCACCTGATGGTACCCAAATCCCTGGTAATTTGGAACCATCAAAAGTCCCCCAAATGGTACTTTTGACTTTTGATGGTCCCGTCAATTCCCACAATTGGGTGTTACTGGATGGGTTGTTAAACGGGGCCCTAAACCCCAATGGGTGTCCCATCAAAGCCACATTTTTCGTGAGCCATGAGTCCAATAATTACCATCAAACCCAGAAATTGTGGAACGAAGGGCACGAAATCGCCGTCCATTCCATTACTTATGG GCGTTGGTTACTGAACGCAACCATTGAGGATTGGTTCGACGAAATGGTAGGCCAGGCTAATATAATTCACCGCTTTTCGGGCGTTCGTTTGAGGGAGTTGAGGGGGCTGAGGGCCCCCTTCCTCCAAATTGGCTCAAACCGCCAGTTTTTAATGATGAAGGAGTTTGGGTTTGTTTACGACAGTTCCATAGTGGCCCCTTTTACCCATTTGCCCTTATGGCCCTACACGCTAGACCATAAACTACCCCATGAGTGTATTAAACAAGAGTGTCCGACGAGACCATACCCAGGTGTGTGGGAAATGGTTTTGAACCCGTTCGAGGCTAGGGACTACTCCTGTGCGAGGCTAGACGCCTGCCCAGGTGGTTTAACAGGAGACgatgttttcaaaattctggctaataatttcaaacggcaTTATTTGGGCAATAGGGCGCCGTTTGGGCTGCATTTGGACACAGCCTGGCTCAAAAATAGGGACTATTTTGACGCGCTCCAG gattttatcggtgaaattttgcaacaacCAGACGTCTGGTTTGTGACTAATTCACAAGCCATTGAATGGATGCAAAACCCGACCCCTATTGACCATTTAAACGGGTTTAAAGCCTGGGACTGtgctaaatttttcaaaaaacaggaGCTGGCCTGCAAGGTGCCCAACGTTTGCAAGCTCTATTCCAGTTTTTTTCAACAGGAGAGGTATCTGTACACTTGTTTTGAGTGCCCGGTGAATTATCCCTGGATCAGGAACGAGTTCGGGCTCAACTAG
- the SC35 gene encoding serine/arginine-rich splicing factor 2 isoform X1 has protein sequence MSYGRPPPRIDGMVSLKVDNLTYRTTPEDLRRVFERCGDVGDIYIPRDRFTRESRGFAFVRFYDKRDAEDALDAMDGRMLDGRELRVQMARYGRPTSPHRRYRGRRRSRSRSRSRSRYSRSRSRSRGKRSRSRSRNRSGSRSRSRSDSKSSRGRSRSASKSEGKRSKSRSNSKSRSRSRS, from the exons ATGAGCTACGGACGGCCGCCCCCACGCATCGACGGTATGGTTTCCTTGAAAGTCGACAATCTGACGTACCGCACCACCCCCGAGGACCTCCGGAGGGTGTTCGAGCGCTGCGGCGACGTCGGCGATATCTACATCCCGCGGGACCGCTTCACGCGCGAGAGCCGCGGTTTCGCGTTCGTCAG GTTTTACGACAAGAGGGACGCCGAGGACGCCCTGGACGCCATGGACGGGCGGATGCTCGACGGCAGGGAGCTGCGGGTGCAGATGGCGCGGTACGGACGGCCCACGTCGCCACACCGCAGATACAGGGGCAGGAGAAG GTCACGTTCCAGATCGCGCTCGCGATCGAGGTATTCGCGGTCACGATCGAGGTCACGGGGCAAGAGGAGTAGGTCACGGTCCAGGAATCGGTCAGGGAGTCGGTCACGTTCCAGGTCAGATAGTAAGAGTTCAAGGGGAAGGTCGAGGTCGGCCTCCAAGTCGGAGGGGAAGAGGTCCAAGTCCAGGTCCAACAGCAAGTCGCGGTCCAGGTCTAGGTCTTAG
- the SC35 gene encoding serine/arginine-rich splicing factor 2 isoform X2: MSYGRPPPRIDGMVSLKVDNLTYRTTPEDLRRVFERCGDVGDIYIPRDRFTRESRGFAFVRFYDKRDAEDALDAMDGRMLDGRELRVQMARYGRPTSPHRRYRGRRRSRSRSRYSRSRSRSRGKRSRSRSRNRSGSRSRSRSDSKSSRGRSRSASKSEGKRSKSRSNSKSRSRSRS, from the exons ATGAGCTACGGACGGCCGCCCCCACGCATCGACGGTATGGTTTCCTTGAAAGTCGACAATCTGACGTACCGCACCACCCCCGAGGACCTCCGGAGGGTGTTCGAGCGCTGCGGCGACGTCGGCGATATCTACATCCCGCGGGACCGCTTCACGCGCGAGAGCCGCGGTTTCGCGTTCGTCAG GTTTTACGACAAGAGGGACGCCGAGGACGCCCTGGACGCCATGGACGGGCGGATGCTCGACGGCAGGGAGCTGCGGGTGCAGATGGCGCGGTACGGACGGCCCACGTCGCCACACCGCAGATACAGGGGCAGGAGAAG ATCGCGCTCGCGATCGAGGTATTCGCGGTCACGATCGAGGTCACGGGGCAAGAGGAGTAGGTCACGGTCCAGGAATCGGTCAGGGAGTCGGTCACGTTCCAGGTCAGATAGTAAGAGTTCAAGGGGAAGGTCGAGGTCGGCCTCCAAGTCGGAGGGGAAGAGGTCCAAGTCCAGGTCCAACAGCAAGTCGCGGTCCAGGTCTAGGTCTTAG
- the Rab40 gene encoding ras-related protein Rab-40B encodes MAEDSGKPPQKPYDYLLKFLLVGDSDVGKQEILSELDDGAAESPFCSGSAYKTTTILLDGKRVRLQLWDTSGQGRFCTIIRSYSRGAQGVLLVYDITNRWSFDGLDRWLKEVDEHAPGVPKVLVGNRLHFAFKRKVGERDAQMYANRHSMAFFEVSPLCNFNIHESFCELSRMALQRNGMERLWRSNKVLSLQELCCRAIVARTTVYSIEQLPLPTCVKSYLKSYALTTTSTQLKYTHSQRKSNGRKLRFISTPTSPGSDTRTSCVPRNSCTIS; translated from the exons ATGGCTGAGGATAGCGGAAAGCCGCCCCAAAAACCGTACGACTACCTTCTCAAGTTCCTGCTAGTGGGCGACAGCGATGTCGGCAAGCAGGAGATCCTCTCGGAGCTGGACGACGGCGCCGCCGAGTCGCCCTTCTGCAGCGGCAGCG CCTACAAGACCACCACGATTCTGCTCGACGGCAAGCGCGTCCGCCTGCAGCTGTGGGACACCTCAGGCCAGGGCCGGTTCTGCACGATAATCCGGTCCTACTCGCGGGGAGCACAGGGTGTTTTACTAGTGTACGACATAACGAATCGGTGGTCGTTTGACGGCCTGGACAGGTGGCTGAAAGAAGTCGATGAACATGCACCAGGTGTGCCTAAAGTTTTGGTAGGAAATAGGCTGCATTTTGCCTTCAAGCGGAAAGTGGGCGAAAGGGATGCACAGATGTACGCCAATAGGCACAGTATGGCCTTTTTTGAAGTTTCGCCCTtgtgtaattttaatatacaTGAGAGCTTCTGCGAGCTGTCCAGGATGGCCCTCCAGAGGAACGGCATGGAAAGACTGTGGCGCTCTAATAAAG TGTTGAGCCTCCAAGAGCTGTGCTGTCGGGCCATCGTTGCTCGCACCACAGTTTACAGCATCGAGCAGCTGCCTCTGCCGACTTGCGTCAAATCCTACCTTAAATCATACGCCCTTACGACCACTTCGACCCAACTCAAATACACGCACAGTCAAAGAAAAAGCAACGGACGTAAACTACGCTTTATAAGTACGCCAACGTCACCGGGAAGCGACACGAGAACGAGTTGTGTGCCGAGAAACTCATGTACTATATCTTGA
- the LOC658301 gene encoding glucose-induced degradation protein 4 homolog — protein sequence MPVRVDITPPPPANSKQPGVTKSLLYNGSKFQGFQKSKGNSYEVEVVLQHVDEENSYLCGYLQINGLTDEYPTLTTFFDGEIISQKYPFLTRKWDADEDVDKKHWSKFSSFSQYAKTFNSDNFDYKALGDTDYVFMRWKEHFLVPDHTIKDISGASFAGFYYICFQKSKATIEGYYYHRSSEWFQSLNLTHVPENSIQIYEFR from the exons aTGCCGGTCAGGGTGGATATTACGCCTCCCCCGCCGGCCAATTCAAAACAGCCGGGGGTAACAAAGTCCCTCTTATACAACGGCTCCAAATTTCAAGGTTTCCAGAAATCGAAAGGCAATTCGTACGAAGTGGAAGTGGTTTTACAG CACGTCGACGAGGAAAACTCCTATTTGTGTGGCTATTTGCAAATTAACGGGCTCACCGATGAGTATCCCACCTTGACTACGTTTTTCGACGGCGAAATTATCAGCCAAAAGTACCCGTTTTTGACCAGAAAGTGGGACGCCGACGAGGACGTGGACAAAAAACACTGG AGCAAATTCTCGTCGTTTTCCCAATACGCCAAAACGTTCAATTCGGACAATTTCGATTATAAGGCGCTCGGCGACACCGACTATGTTTTTATGCGGTGGAAGGAGCATTTTCTTGTTCCTGACCATACGATTAAAGACATAAGTGGGGCCTCGTTTGCCGGTTTCTATTacatttgttttcaaaaatctaaAGCCACAATTGAAGGTTACTACTACCACAGAAGCAGTGAATGGTTTCAGTCGTTAAATTTAACACATGTGCCTGAAAATAGTATACAAATTTATGAATTTAGGTGA
- the LSm7 gene encoding U6 snRNA-associated Sm-like protein LSm7 yields the protein MASSGDKSKNQSGDQKEKKRKESILDLSKYLEKTIRVKFAGGREASGILKGYDPLLNLVLDNTIEYLRDPDDPYKLTEDTRALGLVVCRGTSVVLICPMDGMESIQNPFISQD from the exons ATGGCATCGTCAGGTGACAAATCAAAA AATCAGAGCGGTGACCAAAAAGAGAAGAAACGTAAAGAGTCGATTCTAGACCTCTCTAAATACCTTGAAAAGACAATTAGGGTGAAATTTGCGGGCGGCCGAGAAGCTAGTGGTATTTTAAAAGGCTATGACCCCCTTTTGAACCTCGTCTTAGACAACACAATCGAATACTTGAGAGATCCAGACGACCCTTATAAATTAACAGAAGACACGAGGGCCTTGGGTTTGGTGGTCTGTAGGGGCACAAGTGTCGTGCTCATATGCCCCATGGACGGCATGGAGTCCATACAGAACCCCTTTATATCCCAAGACTAA
- the ENGase gene encoding cytosolic endo-beta-N-acetylglucosaminidase: MSTESDGPPAMKKLKLNQFECFPITSLDNISEVIENPPQWVSRVAPLTERSPTVVQNIISDCHCDAKKFGPRTRLDKRFVPKTLVCHDYKGGYLEDRFLSSSNIGNLYSFYNWQHIDIFVYFSHHLITIPPLCWINAAHQNGVKILGTLITEFEPGKKICEKIFKDEDTMRIFATSLTQILKIFQFDGWLLNIENSLQDTEMLKKFVAYLGVQTHTQNPDHLIIWYDSIIETGELKWQNELNPLNKFFFDNCDGIFLNYVWTEENIHNSIEFAKHRTLDVYVGVDVFGRNTFGGGQFNCFKAAQMIRRHNLSMAIFAPGWTHETLPKSENRQKFFEDFINRDSAFWNSLWPYLYTHPITRFFKTSFFTGVNQDVYDLFTQHPQLSKIKHPKSLEWVPNHHEIPTLNNKCNCLQCAFTSTGVRCLITKEFLNSSICYVHRIFTCDIFLSGVITIYVLTKLVRAQAAQLSLNLLTSDKNGTIRKIKCNSTVKEHLIKNCTLMEINPSINPSLVNHVVRSNDDLFLHENLTIAVYQFDCSPCTLLEIGCTLEEGKAIYLCGLGVEEHVLVL; the protein is encoded by the exons ATGAGTACTG AAAGTGACGGCCCCCCTGCCATGAAAAAACTCAAACTAAACCAATTCGAGTGTTTTCCAATCACATCATTGGACAACATCTCCGAAGTGATCGAAAACCCGCCCCAGTGGGTGAGCCGAGTCGCGCCCTTGACCGAGCGCAGCCCCACAGTAGTGCAAAACATAATTTCGGATTGTCATTGCGATGCGAAAAAATTCGGTCCACGAACGCGTCTCGATAAGAGATTTGTTCCCAAAACTTTAGTGTGCCATGACTACAAAGGTGGCTATTTGGAAGACAGGTTTTTGTCAAGTAGCAACATCGGGAATTTGTACTCGTTTTATAATTGGCAACACATCGATATTTTCGTTTACTTCAGTCACCACCTAATCACAATCCCACCTTTGTGTTGGATAAATGCCGCGCATCAAAACGGCGTGAAAATTCTTGGAACTTTGATAACAGAATTCGAGCCGGGGAAAAAAATTTGCGAGAAGATTTTCAAAGACGAGGACACGATGCGAATTTTCGCAACTTCTTTGacccaaattttgaaaattttccaattcgACGGGTGGCTCCTCAACATCGAAAACTCGCTCCAAGACACcgaaatgttgaaaaaattcgttGCCTACTTAGGGGTGCAAACGCACACCCAAAACCCCGACCATTTAATCATCTGGTACGACAGTATCATTGAAACGGGCGAATTGAAATGGCAAAATGAGCTCAACCcccttaataaatttttcttcgaTAATTGTGACGGTATTTTCCTCAATTACGTATGGACTGAGGAAAATATCCACAATTCGATTGAATTTGCAAAGCATCGGACTTTGGACGTTTACGTGGGGGTGGATGTCTTCGGTCGCAATACCTTCGGAGGCGGTCAATTCAACTGTTTCAAGGCCGCCCAGATGATAAGGAGACACAACTTATCAATGGCGATTTTCGCGCCAGGCTGGACGCACGAAACGCTGCCCAAAAGTGAAAATCGGCAAAAATTCTTCGAGGATTTTATTAATCGAGACTCGGCTTTTTGGAACAGTCTGTGGCCCTATTTATACACGCATCCCATTACGAGGTTCTTCAAGACCAGTTTTTTCACTGGAGTTAACCAG GACGTCTACGACCTGTTCACGCAACACCCGCAACTCTCAAAAATCAAGCACCCAAAGTCACTAGAATGGGTCCCCAACCACCACGAAATACCAACACTGAACAATAAGTGCAACTGTTTACAGTGTGCTTTCACCAGTACTGGTGTTAGGTGTTTAATTACTAAagaatttttgaatagttCAATATGTTACGTCCATCGTATTTTCACCTGTGATATTTTCCTATCTGGAGTTATCACAATTTACGTTTTGACGAAACTAGTACGCGCACAAGCCGCTCAATTAAGTTTAAATCTCCTCACTTCGGATAAAAACGGtacaattagaaaaattaaatgcaatAGCACCGTCAAAGAACACCTAATTAAAAACTGTACGTTAATGGAAATCAATCCTTCGATAAACCCCTCACTTGTTAATCACGTCGTTAGAAGTAACGACGATTTGTTTCTACACGAAAATTTAACAATTGC TGTTTATCAGTTTGATTGTTCGCCGTGTACGTTATTGGAAATTGGATGTACGTTAGAGGAGGGAAAAGCGATTTATTTGTGCGGTCTTGGAGTCGAAGAGCACGTTCTAGTACTCTGA
- the wmd gene encoding serine-threonine kinase receptor-associated protein, with amino-acid sequence MANLRQTPLTCSGHTRPVVHLDFSSVTKYGYFLISACKDGKPMLRQGDTGDWIGTFEGHKGAVWGVALNKDATKAASGAADFTGKVWDANSGEELHSFQHKHIVKSVNFSKDSALLATGSNEKIVRIFDLNKPEAKPEEFTGHTSGIRHVIFFRNDTHLVSCADDKTLRVWDRSSGKEVQKMDFPSIPNSLEVSRDGTVLTVTHSNHVTFLDSESLNKIREFSVPTTVNSASLHPDKTIFVAGGDDLKVYKFDYTTGNEIESFKGHFGPVHCVKFSPDGELYASGSEDGTLRLWQTTIGKTYGLWKCVDGPQINNDAITSPKEVPAI; translated from the exons aTGGCAAATCTTCGTCAAACCCCCTTAACCTGTAGCGGCCACACTCGTCCCGTCGTCCATCTCGACTTCAGTTCGGTGACAAAATACGGCTATTTCCTAATTTCGGCATGCAAAG ACGGCAAACCCATGCTAAGGCAAGGGGACACCGGCGACTGGATCGGCACCTTCGAGGGCCACAAGGGGGCGGTTTGGGGCGTCGCGCTCAACAAGGACGCCACCAAGGCCGCCAGCGGCGCCGCCGACTTCACCGGCAAGGTCTGGGACGCCAACTCCGGCGAGGAACTGCACTCCTTCCAGCATAAACACATCGTCAAAAGCGTCAACTTTTCCAAAGACAGTGCCTTATTGGCGACGGGGAGCAACGAAAAAATTGTCCGAATTTTCGATCTGAATAAACCCGAAGCGA AACCCGAGGAGTTTACGGGGCACACTTCCGGGATAAGACACGTGATCTTTTTCAGGAATGACACGCATCTTGTCTCGTGTGCGGACGATAAGACTTTGAGGGTTTGGGACCGGAGTTCCGGAAAG GAAGTCCAGAAAATGGACTTCCCGTCGATTCCGAACAGCCTTGAGGTGTCCAGAGACGGCACCGTGCTCACAGTAACCCACTCAAATCACGTCACATTCCTCGACTCCGAATCTCTAAACAAAATTAGAGAATTTTCCGTTCCTACGACAGTCAATTCGGCTTCGCTACACCCCGACAAAACGATTTTCGTCGCCGGTGGCGATGATTTGAAAGTCTACAAATTCGATTACACAACTGGAAATGAAATCGAATCGTTCAAGGGCCACTTTGGCCCCGTCCATTGTGTCAAATTCTCGCCCGACGGTGAATTGTACGCTTCCGGGTCAGAAGACGGCACTTTAAGACTTTGGCAAACCACAATTGGCAAGACTTATGGACTTTGGAAATGCGTTGACGGGCCCCAAATCAACAACGACGCGATTACGTCACCCAAAGAAGTACCCGCGATTTAG